Within the Malus sylvestris chromosome 4, drMalSylv7.2, whole genome shotgun sequence genome, the region CAAGCTTCGTAATAATGTAGAGACTTTTGGTctctttatattttcctttggaTGCAACCTTAGATATTGTTTATTTGTTAATGTGGTATGGTATTGACTGGAGGATTTAATATAGGTTGTTTTCACTGGAGGCCGTACACAACCTGGAACAACAAAATCTGATGAGGGTGAGCGCCACCCTTACTCTGTACTAGAGTCTGAGCCTACACGCGAACTCATCTTGCCATCGGTTATCTACATTCAAAAAATTTTGAGGCGGAGGCCATTTCTTATTAAGAATCTCGAAAATGTTATGCGACGATTCCTTCAGTCATTGGAGCTTTTTGAGGAAAATGAAAGGAAGAAGCTGGCTATTTTCACAGCACTTGCATTCTCTCAGAAGCTGTCAGGACTTCCACCGGAAACGGTGTTCCAGCCAATGCTCAAGGATAATCTTGTTGGCAAAGGGCTAGTCCTATCATTCATTACTGACTTCTTCAAGGAGTATTTGATTGATAATAGCCTTGATGATTTGATCTCCATTCTGAAGCGGGGTAAAGTGGAGGACAATCTTTTGGAATTCTTCCCATCCACAAAGAGAACTGATGAGAGTTTCTCTGAGCATTTCACGTAAGTTTGATTTGTTATTGAATTTTATTATGGACTATCTTGTGAGATAAGACTTATCTTTGGTTTTTAAGATATGCCAATGCTTTTGATGTCCTGCAGTTTCTTTGTACTCTTTGCATGATTGAGATTCTGAAGTAGCTGCAATCCTTGACTTGTTCAGCCAACTGCAATGTTTTAGTTgccatattttgttttattgttgATTCATCAATCTGTATGATCTCTGAAAAATATTTTAGAGTTTTTGGTTCTCTTGTAAAAGGCTATGAATCATATAAATTTAGTTGATTTTCGTGGTCTTTATCATCAGTCAATTGTAATATGAATTTTGATTACGCTGTGAAGTATTTTTACCTAGTAGTCCCTTTGGTTTGTCACCCCATGAGAATACATCGTACCGTAAATGATAATGTGATTTTTAATTGTCAATTGCTCATTGATGGCTTTCATGTGAAGTATGTGTTAACTTGAACATTCATTTTGTTTTATTCACACCTTGTACCAAAATAAAGGTTGTTTTATTGACACACTTTGGTGCTTATTTGTATCAATTTTCAGTAAGGAAGGGCTAGTCGCCTTAGTTGAATACAACGAGAAGAAAATTTTCGAtgtgaagctcaaggaaatgaAATCTGCTTTAACAACCCAGATAACAGAGGAAACAGATATGTCTGAAGTCATTGAGACTGTGAAGCAGCGTGTTAAAGACGCCAAATTGCCTGATGTTGAAGTTGTGCGGATTTTGTGGGATGTTATTATGGATGCTGTGCAGTGGTCCGGCAAGAACCAGCAGCAGAACGCCAATGCAGCTCTTCGCCAGGTATACATTAGTCTTGTAATCACCATGATACCTATATAATTTGTGTGCTATAGTATGTACAAGTTCAGGTTTGGAACTCATAAAAGGAGCAAGGTAGGAGTTTAAGGGGCTAACCAAGATGAGATCAGttggtaaaactttaaaaagaaataaaaaaacagaGCTATCTGTTGTTCATGTAGGATAGTGAATGACTGTTCTACCTAGAGGAGTATGTTTATAAGCATTCCAATCTGGTGTATTTAAGATCCAAGGCTGTGCTTTTTTTACCCACCATGATCAAGATTGATTACTTTGAGATATTAGATCACTGTAAACTTCAAAAACGCAAAGAATGGTTGTATTAGTTGCCAACTCCGTAGTACTTGGTGCATATATGAATACAGACGAGCAAATAAATGGCTGTGTTTAACTTATATCCAATACATATGCAGGTGAAAACATGGGCGAAACTGTTGAACACCTTCTGCACGAATGGGAAGCTTGAGCTGGAACTGATATACAAGGTTCAGATGCAGTGCTATGAGGATGCTAAGCTGATGAAGCTGTTCCCTGAAATTGTGAGATCCCTCTATGAACAGGATGTGCTTGCAGAAGACACCATTCTCCATTGGTTCCGCAAAGGAACAAACCCCAAGGGCAGGTGTGTTTTGGTTTCAACATTAAACTATCGGATTACGATATTTAATGCGTTTGCTTGTGGTTTACAATGGGTTTATTGTGTCATTTGTAACTGTAAGTTTACGGAAAATGAATGTTTGCAGGCAAACTTTTGTGAAGGCCCTGGAGCCATTCGTGAACTGGCTGGAGGAGGCAGAAGAGGAGGAATAGACGCAGATGAAGCTGTTGCATCTGTTCAACCGAGGGACCTGTACCCTGCCTCAAGCATCCACTGCCACTGTCAATGACTCAAATCTATGTGTACTCGGAGAGAATCAAACTCATAAATAATCTATAAACCTACTTAAGCTTGGTGTGCCTGTTGAATGtttgatgatggtgatgatgatgatgacgacgaTGACTACTACGTCGTTACGAGGATATTACATTATAAATAATTTGatgcattttcttttatttctttggcACGATGCTATAATGGATATGATTCGACTCTGTTCATcacattttgaaaattaaatgtggtttgatttttaggaaaactaatgaaaagggtttgaaaattttgagttttaatgacaaggacaaaataaagggtaaagtgaatagtatcaggattgactttttagtgtaaaaatgtgatttttcgttaaagtgaacaataccggatacttttcgttaaagttcctttgaTTTTTTGGATTCTTCTATAAAATTGAGAGTCAATTTTTACTTAAAATATGTGCAACTTCATTACTTAACGTCTAATTAAACAATAATATTAGTGGAGAGGTCAGATTGaaaaaaacacgtgatgtaaaATGTAAAGGCTGTAGCCTCGTGACTTATCCAATTGAATTAGTTTATTTTTATCGCGGTAAAATTAAGCTTCATATCGTTCGTTACTAGTTACTGCTGCTTCAGAGTATGAGAGGAGGAAGACTCAACGGTTGAGTATCGTCTATGATCCTCTATCTATGCATCCAATGGCGGCGTTATCTTTCCCACCAATGAGAGTCTGCTGCGGCGGAGGCGCCGCCACACATAATAGCACTAGTAACAACAACAATTTACTCGGCAACCACGCGCTCGATGCCGCCCACATCCGGCGCGCTGCGGAGCTGGCCGACAGATCCGCCGGATTCACCTCTCCCCACCCAAACTTCGGGTGCGTCATCGCCTCCAAAACCGGAAAAGTCGCCGGCGAGGGCTTCCTCTACGCCCAGGGCACCAAGCCCGCCGAGGTCCTTGCCGTCGATGCAGCTGGCGACTTCTCACGCCGCGCCACCGCTTATCTCAATATGGAGCCCGGTGATTGCCACGGTGACCACTCCGCCGTCTCCGCTCTCGTTCAGGTTTTGcctttttttctcttccttttcaaTTCCCAACTCCGAGCCGTCGTATAAGGAAGGGAAACAATGATTGAATATTTGATTTGTTTGGATTAGGAAGAGAAACAATGATTGAATATTTGATTTGTTTGGATTAGGCAGGGATTGAAAGGGTGGTGATTGGGTTGAGGCATCCATTGCAGCATTTAAGAGGGAATGCCATTCGGGCTCTGAGAAGTCAAGGCTTGCAAGTTGATGTTCTTGGTGAGGACCTCAACAGTAAACTCTTTGAGGTATTTGATCAATTCAATATGCTCATTTCATACCTTAGCGAAACGCTTCTTTTCAATTCCTTGGCGAGTAACATAGGCATTAGGTAGGGATCTTGTGCTCCCAGTTGAAATAACTACGTGTGGTTTACCAAAACAAGACGAAAGCTTTTCTGCGAAATGAGTATCGTTTAACCAAAACAAGACGAAGGCTTTTCTGTGAAATGAGTAGCATTTTAGTTTAACTTGTCATATAATTGATCCAACACCAACAGGAAGCGCGTAAATCATGCCTGCTTGTCAATGCTCCGTTAATCTGTAGAGCTGCTTCTCGAATCCCCTTCTCTGTTCTCAAGTATGCCATGACTCTTGATGGTAAGCTTTCTTTTAGGAATAGTGTAACTTATTCCAATATGAAATTCTGTAAAGAGGCCTAAAAAGTTTACAAATAAAGTCTTCTGATAGACTAGTCATTAGTCTTTGTTGGGTGCTGACAGGAAAAATCGCTGCTAGCAGTGGACATGCAGCATGGATCAGCAGCAGAACATCTAGAAATCGAGTTTTTGAACTGCGGGGTAGAAGTGATGCAGTCATTGTAGGAGGAAATACAGTGCGCAGGGACAGTAAGTATTAtcattttctcaattttttgatTGTTCGTGTTAATACTAGTTGCAGATCCTGAAGTTCTGACTTCTTATGTTCTATCTTTTGACTTTTGAACCAGATCCAAGACTAACTGCAAGACATGGTGGTGGGCATATGCCTATGCGGATTGTAATGTCACAGACTCTTGATCTCCCTGAGGAAGCACACCTTTGGGATACCTCTGATGTATCTACTATAGTTGCAACACAAAGGGGTGCAAGAAGGCATTTCCAGAAAGTTCTTGCATCgaaaggaattgaagtggtgGAGTTTGATATCTTAAACCCCAGAGAAGTAATGGAATACTTCCATAATCGTGGATATCTTTCACTTTTGTGGGAGTGTGGAGGGACATTAGCTGCAGCAGCTATTTCATCTGGAGTAATACATAAGGTTTGTTTCTCCAGCTCCTATTTCTTTCTATGAACTGTTGATGTTCTTCTTTTGTCTGGTTAAAACTGATGACTTAGAGATGTTGTCATAGTTGTTGTTTCCTCTAGGCTGGAGTGGCACGTAAGCTTATCCACAGTTTATTTTTGGAGATCCCGgatctttcttttgttgaaactggATTTGTTAACAGGGATTTTGCTTCTGCCACATTCAATGTGTTGCAGGTGTTCGCATTTGTTGCTCCTAAAATTATTGGTGGAAAGAATGCGCCATCCCCTGTGGGTGAACTCGGGATGGTTGAAATGACACAAGCCTTCGATCTAATTGATGTCTGCTATGAGCAGGTTGGTGGGGATTTTGGGTATTTCTTCTTGAGATAAATTCTTTCTAATTAATCTTGTATGCTAACAATGTATTCTTttgtgcttatatatatattctgcCTCTTGATTGGATATTTTGTACTTCTGAACTTGAACAACAGGTTGGACCTGATATGCTTGTTAGTGGATTTCTTCAACCCATACCAGATGTGACCCCTGTTATTCCATCAGTTGATGAAACATTTGAAATTGATCCAACTGTGACTCCTTATGAATCAAGGATCATATCCTTCTATAAAACATGGGACCCTTACGGCGCTTTCTCAAATTTTTCACCTCACCAAATTAAGATGCCTGATGACAATGGTGATTATGCAACTTGGTTGAGTGTCGAGCATTACTATCAGGTATTTCCTTTTCTGTATGAATCTGGCTTCCATCTTACAAAAGTAGTCATTCTTACAGAACAATGCTAGCATGTAGGCTCAGAAGTTTGTTGGGGTGGATGATCCTGTGGCACAAGATTGTGTTGAAAATATTAAGTCTGCCAAAAGTCCGGAAGAGGCAGCACGGATAGGAAGGTCAATGCAGAGGAAGCACCCTGATTTGGTATTGTACTTTGTCATTTGATTGGATTTTCAGTTGATCAACTGTGTTGACACATGATGTAGTCATTATATGCCATGCTATGGTCCTTTATGGAAGATGTTGAAATGATAGTTTGTCCCAATGGTAGTAAGTGACATCATATCATAGTAACACTTTTGGAAGATGACACAGAAAATTTCCATGTCCAGAACAGGAGGATCCTTTGTAGAGTCTAAGGTTTCTTGAAGAGAGTGAACGCATGTATTTTTGACTCACCTAGTATAATGCATCAATAAGACTAATTAGCAGAAGGAAATAGAAATTGTTTGGAACCAGGATTGTTAAACGTTACTGACATGTTCACAAttacttttggtttatgttGAAGTTGGTTCAAAATTGTCCTGTGTGCTATGCAGGTAAGGTTGGACTGGGAAGGTGTCAAGATTGAAGTGATGTATAGAGCACTGAAATGCAAGTTCTCGATATACCCACATTTGAATGCTATGTTGCTCTCAACTGCTGGATCTGTTCTTGTTGAAGCTTCACCACATGATCTTTTCTGGGGAGGAGGTCGGGATGGAGAAGGCCTAAATTATCTGGGCAGGCTTTTAATGCAGTTGAGATCAGAGTTTCTTGGTGAGTCTCCTACGTCCGGTTAGAGTTTGTGAGTAGGTGTATAATTTATAACAAATGTGATACCAATCAATGATTTTGTTTGGATTGATTCTCTCCTGTAACATTACGGTTCCTTTACAATAAAATTACAATTCACATATGACACAGATATTGTGTGCACGTGTTACTAATCCATTTGGATCTTCCTTTCATTTTTCAGAAAGGTAAAAATAATGAAAGAGGATACATTTGGTTAAATGAGCACAACATTAATCGATTTACTCGGTGAAAAACAGAAAATCTACCAAATACACATGTTGGAAGGCCACAGCAGGATTCAACATAGGTAGTCAATGTTTTCCCCCCTAGCGGCTCCTCTCGGTTTTTCTTGCCCTTGGAtttgatgaattaaagaagatcaagggACTTAAACATGGGGAGCAGTGCATCAGGAAAAAACGAGAGCGAAAATCATTACACTGTACGAAAACAAAGTTACATGTACAAGAAAAGGAGGGGAAACTGCATATACGATCAACATAACAAGCAGCAAGAACAATAACCAGCTAAATAGTTGCAAATAGAACACCCTCTAGCAGTAGTGGTTGTGGTTCCTCCACGTATATTAATTAGGTCCATAGCAGAAATTAGGTCCATAGCAGAAATCAGtgcattgtcctcaatgttttggACTCTATGCTACCTAACTTGATGCATTATTGCTGTGAAatgaattgttttttgtctATTACTCgtattaaaagtaaaatttctcGATCAAGCTAGGCACTGCCGTTGTACCTCTTTTTCTCAATCAAAAAGGTAAGAGCTTCTCTAATGTCGCTAATGCTCGACATCCAAATTTTTTTCCTCGCTGTAATATTTACTTGTCTGGTCGCCCTTGTTACCCCCCTTGTTATATATTGGAAGAGGCATGCTACTAGTACTACAACTGTTAGGCTGCCCCCGGGGCCATGGAAGCTGCCTCTCATCGGAAACTTGCATCAAATGGCCGCCAGCTCTTTACCCCATCGCTGCATGACAGACTTGGCCAACAAGTATGGCCCTATCATGCACCTCAAACTGGGACAACTCTCAGCCGCAGTCATTTCATCGCCGGAATTTGTTCAAGAGATGCTGAAGACGCATGATGTTGCTTTCTCACAACGCCCAACGTTTCTTGCTGCTGAAATTTTGTCCTATAATTCAGGGATCATCTTTTCTCCTTATAACGATTTTTGGAGACAAATGCGAAAGATTTGCATGCTGGAGCTCCTTAGTGCAAAACGCGTGGAGTCATTTGCATCAATAAGACAAGAAGAGGCATCAAATCTTGTTGAATCAATTTCCTTATCAGATGGTCATCCGTTCAATCTCAGTGAAATGATCTTCTCCATGCAAAGCGTCATTATTGCCCGTGCGGCCTTTGGAAAGAAGTGCAAGTATCAACAAGAGTTTTTATCACAGCTCCAGGATGCAGTTAGGCTTGCAGCAGAATTTGATGTGCCGGatttgttcccttcactcaaaTTCCTCCGTTATGTCATAAATTTGAAGCCTGCGGTTGAGAAAGTACACCAGAAAATGGACAAGATCCTTGATGAAATTATCAGCGATCATAGAGTGAAAAGAAATGAGGAATCAGCTGCCGGAGACGACCATCAGGAAGATATAGTTGATGTGCTACTGCGGCTCCAGGAGTCTGGTGAGCTCCAATCTGATCTCACAACCACCCAAATCAAAGCTGTCACCCTGGTAATTAATGAGCGCCATTTCATATATACATCTCTTACTTTTATTACTTGTTTTCTTTCGTTCTTTCTTGATTAAAATTGATCTATTGAttatgttattttaaaagcgCATTAAGTGAACAAATAAGTACTTTTCTTATATAGGACATGTTTTCTGCTGGAAGTGAGACTTCAGCAACTACTACAGAATGGGCAATGGCTGAACTTCTGAGAAGTCCAAGAGCAATGAAAAAAGCACAGGCCGAGGTACGCCAACTTATCGGAGGAAAGGGGAAGATTGAAGAGTCAGACATTAAGAAACTCGACTACTTAAATTTGGTCATAAGGGAAACTCTACGATTACACCCTCCTCCCTTCATCCCAAGACAAGCAAGCGAAAAATGCACTATTGGCGGGTATGATATACCAACTGAAGCAACAGTCTTCATCAATGCTTGGGGAATTGGGAGAGACCCCAAGTATTGGGAGAATGCTGATTGTTTTCTGCCGGAGAGATTCCAAGGCTCTTCTGTTGATTTTCGAGGGACCAACTTTGAATTGGTTCCATTTGGGGGTGGCAGGAGAATGTGTCCAGGCATATCATTTGCAACCGCAAGTATTGAACTTGCACTTTCTCATCTGCTCTACCACTTTGACTGGAAACTCCCCAATGCAAATGGCAGTAGCACTGAGATAAGGTTATTAGAAGAGCTTGATATGACTGAATGTAAGGGATTGAATGTTAGGAAGAAGAATAACTTGTATCTTATCGCCATTCCATTCATTTCGTCCTCAGAAATGAATTGAAATGCATGCGTTGTTGGAAATAGCTAGCAAACACAAACCATAATTAAGTCTTAACAAGTGTTTGCGTTTTCATGTCGCATGGTGTTGTCCAGAAGAACAGTTAATGAAATTGGCTTCAATGATATTCATGGTCATGGCCTTAGaggcaaggttctaaaagtcgctaggcgctagtcgggcggcgggctggggcctagcgcctaggcggcgggctggggcctagcgcctaggcggctaggcggggcctaggcgggcgcctaggcggactaggcggatttaagtaaatctatcatatttcatgtaaataagtgtctgcttctgcttgaaatatatataatttcatcataaactacaaaatagaatgcatatatatcatgaagtattggaacataatgaaaacatgtgaaataaggatataatgtttgttcattcaagtatgcaacaagtctcttacaatttattggaaaaaaacaaaatgcaaaatgaaagttatgtattttttgtctaagtgagttgcaacctaggcgggtctaggcgggtgcctaggcgggctaggggggtgcctaggtggtctaggcggtgggttggggcctagcgcctaggcggggatttttagaacagtgcttAGAGGAATAGCTTGGTTTAAAGAAGCCTTCAGAAGATAGTTTGATTCAGAAAGCGTGATGAAGGGAGCTGTACTGAGGCTAGGGAGAGTGGCTGCAGTGCATCAATGGTAGAAGCATGAGCGGCCGCGAGGAAGAGAGAAGGGATCGAAAATTGCTACGATTCCGGTGAGACCTAGACCTAGGCTGATACaatgtaaaaaattatattcTTCATTTATATTCACATATGCATATCAGTTACTTATTGTACAAGAAACTAAACTTTATCAGATACTTCCCGCTACCCTCAGTAGGAGGAAGGGGAGAATAAACTAGGAGAGGAGGACACTGCTACTAGCAGCAAACAGGTCAGGCCGAGCAATTCCCAGCCCATATCTTCCTCAGCTGAGCAGCCTACCCCCTGGCGGCCTAGTAACCGACAAATTTTAGATAACTATtcaaaatttcttttcttttgcacgagggggtgttttgatttaaacTAACTATTCTAAACTGTACAAAATGGAAATTCGAACTTGACTACATAAGAATGAGCACATCCGTTATCCGTTATCCGTTATGCCCATATTGCGATAACCGATCAATTTAACAACTAATTATTtgtttaaaaacaattaaaggaaaaaaaaaacacaaataattcacctcttttattttccttttcttctttttagaCTGACCATATTCACCTACTTTCGGTTGCACCAAAAGAGTTAGAACTAGTTTTCTCACGCCACCATATTCTGCTACGTAATACTTTCAATTTTGGCCGCTCCTTTTCCACCCCCACCTTCATACCCCACAAAGAATAATTGGAAGCTTTACAAGCTGAGAATTAGGGAATGAGGAAATCACATGAGCAGAAACTAGCTTCTTGAaatcatatttgaatttttaaccCTCTTCTTTGTAAGGAAATTGCTATCCTAATGTAATTTCAATTTGGGTCCATTTTTTATTCAATCTAGTACCCGTTTGATCATTGGACTCCATATTATAGTCTATGTCTAAAGTTTAGATTTTGAGACAAATAATATTAATGTGGACCATAATATACCTACTTGGTACGTTTTGAATATGATCTATGTTTGGAAAATTAATTGGGGCTTAATGGATGTGTTATTTTCAATAAGTTGGGTATTTGTTTGGAATGTTTAAGAAAGTTGAGAACAATTTGAATTGATACTAAAAGGTTGTGGGGTTTTAGATAGTTAATCCTAAAATTAGCTAcaatttgttagattaaattattataatataacCTTATTGATTAGATTACTATTAAATTAGCTATGATTTGTCTGGTTAGTAGATCAATATCAGTTATAATAATCTACGTATACAAGATTAACAAATGTTGCACATTCTTCGTCTGCTCCAGTTTTTTAAACTACATTTTCTGTTTATACTACTTAATCATATATGATTGCTTCTCTTTTGTAACGAAATTAACATATAaatcaaaatcggaggtcttggaacaacgtaaatccgaccatgaatctgcaagaaatgtaaataacacaagatgtatcgtggttcaccccaaggtttgggttacgtccacactgattatgtatttctgagggagagagagctctgtaatgtgagagctttgagagggggtgagagggcctaggaattggcctttcctaattgtgagggtgaggagtccttttatagaataagggctcttcacttattacatatttgcccattcttttattacataattacatttaagtcccccgagtatttgtatgagatctaaatacagaggccctaaatatggtataaacaacttACGTAGTTAGCCGATGAATGTTGTAGAATTATTATATTGATGCACGGAAACAGTGATTATTAATTTAATCATATGAATTTTTTGTAACGTTTTTTTATGCCTCTTGACTAGGTAATGCAGCCTTTACAAATGACACACCCTGACACCATGACACAGAAGCCGAAGTGTGCTAGCCATCATCCGGATGGTTGATGAAGCCACGATTCACATGAAGTCATAACTAAACTTATCAACTATTAAATTTTACCGAAAATTCAACATAACTTCCTCTTCTAAGAACATTTTGATCATTTTACATAAACAAAGCACAAAGGTACTTCACATAAAATATTTGGGACATGTCGTAACAAAAAATAATGCTAAAAGGTTTCGTTGAAATATTTGTTTTGTATGGAGAGGTCTCGTTGAAATATTTGCTTTGAGTCCATACATATTGCGTGGaatataatattttgtattcaCACCTTGAAGGCTTGAATAAGAAGATTCTAAATTAATAAACTTGTAATCCATTAAAACTCCAACTCAGCAATAGCTCACTTATGCTTTACACTGTCCTCCTGTTTTAATTTGGGTTGAACAACTCCATATTAGCGGATTCGGATCCGGATCTAAATCGTGAGATCTTAGAAATCCTCACATCTTAACTGTTTATCATACATTGTACAaccagaaattattttaaatcttttatataaagttaaacataaataatacttAACGAGAACTGATCGCACAATATACAATGAACGGGTAGGATATAAAGATTCTTAaaatccccacaaagaggaACTAGAGATAACCCACGTCATATTTGGCATTCATCTCTACGCAGTCCGTTGTTTTCTCTTGATTGTTTTATCTTGCTAGCTACAAATTGTGGACGTGGCAGCTAGCAAGCCTAGCATCtaatatttatataatataacAAATATTCGATTTTCtatgagggagggagggagataTCTAAAAGCATATATATACGTAGATGATCGAACCCATGTTCATGTTGGAAACTTGGAAGGAATACATTATACTTACAAGGACGGAGCTATAAATGTTTTTGACTGGGGGCGTTCTAAAACAACCAAGTAAAATAATGGGTGTTAAGTTGTTGAGGGTCAGATACAATGAAAAATCTCTAAgtttaaaagttaaattttaaattgtaatgCCAGAAACGAATGGATGAagtaaattcatataaaatactTAGCAGAgtaaaatttttatattaagtTATGATACTTCATCGgttgaattcaatctatttatgAAACCCCCAGTTCAATTGAGTTTGATTTAGGTTAGAAAGCGTGGAATATTCGGAACCAAAATCAAAAATTtaattgttgttttaattgTCATGACACTTTTTTTCATTGCCCAAAATTCTGAGTGGGGGCGGATGCCCCCTCTGGACCTTAGGTAAGTCTGTCCTtgtatacttatatatatatatatgtatatatgtatatgtatatgttagGTCAAGAAATAAGAGATTAGGAAtttaatttgaaaacaaagagaCCGCTCGATCGACAGAATCTACGAATTTGGTCGGGCACTTGTAAAAGTTTGTatgcatatatatttgataaGTAAAATGACACATGGTACTgtgccatgcatgcatgataCAAAAATAGAATTATTCGCAGCTAGCTAGCTGATTGCTGAGAAGTGACAGTCACACGTAGAAATGACGAGGATCCTCGCATTTTTATAGGGACAAAAAAATGtgtttcaactttcaactttcacagCTGTTCGTTTTATACAGAACGTGCATGCTCTTTTATATTTCTGTTTTCTGTGTTCTATTATATATATCTGATATATGCCTCCACACAGTGAAACTCTCAAACCTAATCCATTTTTGTATCCTCTCTCAAAATTCTTTTGTATATATCTACTTAATACTActgtgttatatatatatatatgtgtgtgtgtgtgtgtatgtatacgTATATATAGTTGGGATCAATACTGTTTGTATATATCATGATTTGGACATCACTTATCTTCCATGAATATACatgcgtgtgtgtgtatgtgtgtaagATGGGAGGGCAAACCATATTATTGTCCTACAGATCAGAGTTTCTTAATTGACCCTTATTTATGATCTGTACGCACAAAGCCCTCAAGATTGTAGGTAAAACGTAATAACCCACATTACATTAAGAGAGATTTTGAACCAAAACTCGTGGATTACGCCCGAAAATTCCTTCCAGTGAGTTGAGTTGAATCAGTCAACTACACAAATCCGCTTTTCTTATATAAATAAGATGTCTGAATCCTGATGTTGAATGTATGTCTGTCTGAATATCCTATTTATGAGA harbors:
- the LOC126618492 gene encoding uncharacterized protein LOC126618492 isoform X1, with translation MSSSKERPTLGGTRIKTRKRNIAAPLDPAAFADAVVQIYLDNAGDLELIAKSIESSDLNFSRYGDTFFEVVFTGGRTQPGTTKSDEGERHPYSVLESEPTRELILPSVIYIQKILRRRPFLIKNLENVMRRFLQSLELFEENERKKLAIFTALAFSQKLSGLPPETVFQPMLKDNLVGKGLVLSFITDFFKEYLIDNSLDDLISILKRGKVEDNLLEFFPSTKRTDESFSEHFTKEGLVALVEYNEKKIFDVKLKEMKSALTTQITEETDMSEVIETVKQRVKDAKLPDVEVVRILWDVIMDAVQWSGKNQQQNANAALRQVKTWAKLLNTFCTNGKLELELIYKVQMQCYEDAKLMKLFPEIVRSLYEQDVLAEDTILHWFRKGTNPKGRQTFVKALEPFVNWLEEAEEEE
- the LOC126618492 gene encoding uncharacterized protein LOC126618492 isoform X2, whose protein sequence is MSSKERPTLGGTRIKTRKRNIAAPLDPAAFADAVVQIYLDNAGDLELIAKSIESSDLNFSRYGDTFFEVVFTGGRTQPGTTKSDEGERHPYSVLESEPTRELILPSVIYIQKILRRRPFLIKNLENVMRRFLQSLELFEENERKKLAIFTALAFSQKLSGLPPETVFQPMLKDNLVGKGLVLSFITDFFKEYLIDNSLDDLISILKRGKVEDNLLEFFPSTKRTDESFSEHFTKEGLVALVEYNEKKIFDVKLKEMKSALTTQITEETDMSEVIETVKQRVKDAKLPDVEVVRILWDVIMDAVQWSGKNQQQNANAALRQVKTWAKLLNTFCTNGKLELELIYKVQMQCYEDAKLMKLFPEIVRSLYEQDVLAEDTILHWFRKGTNPKGRQTFVKALEPFVNWLEEAEEEE